A genome region from Sphingobium sp. WTD-1 includes the following:
- a CDS encoding undecaprenyl-diphosphate phosphatase gives MDMHYLTVILLGIVEGLTEFLPVSSTGHLILASELLGYDASVWAMFNVMIQLGAILAVVVLYWRTFWAVAMGLLRRDPVSIRFVRNLLVAFIPAVVIGLALHDYIDTLLGSPRVVACALVVGGVAILVIERLIKEQRFHGIADIPLVRVIGIGFIQCLAMVPGVSRSGATIMGALTLGVERRTAAEFSFFLAIPTMLGASTLELLKKGDQLTSAQVGWDSIALGFIVSFIVALLVIKWFVGLVSRHGFAPFAWYRIIAGIGALVWLSLR, from the coding sequence ATGGACATGCATTATCTGACGGTCATCCTGCTCGGCATCGTGGAGGGATTGACCGAATTTCTCCCCGTGTCCTCGACCGGCCACCTCATCCTGGCGAGCGAGTTGCTCGGCTATGATGCGTCGGTCTGGGCGATGTTCAACGTCATGATCCAGCTCGGCGCGATCCTCGCCGTCGTCGTCCTCTACTGGCGCACCTTCTGGGCGGTGGCCATGGGCCTGCTCCGCCGCGATCCGGTCAGCATCCGCTTCGTGCGCAACCTGCTGGTCGCCTTCATCCCCGCCGTCGTCATTGGCCTTGCCCTGCACGATTATATCGACACGCTGCTGGGCTCGCCCCGCGTCGTCGCGTGCGCCCTGGTGGTCGGCGGCGTCGCCATCCTGGTGATCGAACGCCTGATCAAGGAACAGCGCTTCCACGGCATCGCCGACATTCCGCTGGTCCGCGTCATCGGCATCGGCTTCATCCAGTGCCTCGCCATGGTGCCGGGCGTCAGCCGCTCGGGCGCGACCATCATGGGCGCACTGACCCTGGGCGTCGAGCGCCGCACCGCCGCGGAGTTCAGCTTCTTCCTCGCCATCCCGACCATGCTCGGCGCCTCGACGCTGGAACTGCTCAAGAAGGGCGACCAGCTCACCAGCGCCCAGGTCGGCTGGGACAGCATCGCGCTCGGCTTCATCGTCTCCTTCATCGTCGCGCTGCTGGTGATAAAATGGTTCGTCGGCCTGGTGTCGCGCCACGGCTTTGCACCCTTTGCCTGGTATCGAATCATTGCCGGCATCGGCGCGCTGGTCTGGCTCAGCCTGAGATAA
- a CDS encoding TMEM165/GDT1 family protein: MEAFLTSTALVALAEMGDKTQLLAMLLATRFRKPVPIILGIFVATIANHFLAALVGHSIAGVLTQPWFRYAVAASFIAMALWTLVPDKIDEDAPLKAPSKAGVFVTTLVAFFLVEMGDKTQVATVALGAQFDNLLAVTAGTTCGMMLANVPAVLFGEALAKRVPMRALQVGAALLFLLLGLWMIAGLQGWIG, from the coding sequence ATGGAAGCTTTTCTCACCTCCACCGCCCTCGTCGCGCTCGCCGAAATGGGCGACAAGACGCAGTTGCTGGCCATGCTGCTCGCCACCCGCTTCAGGAAGCCGGTGCCGATCATCCTGGGCATCTTCGTCGCGACCATCGCCAATCATTTCCTCGCCGCGCTGGTCGGCCATTCGATCGCCGGGGTGCTGACGCAACCCTGGTTCCGCTACGCCGTCGCCGCCAGCTTCATCGCCATGGCGCTCTGGACGCTGGTGCCCGACAAGATCGATGAGGATGCGCCACTCAAGGCCCCGTCGAAGGCCGGCGTGTTCGTGACCACCCTGGTCGCCTTCTTCCTGGTCGAGATGGGCGACAAGACCCAGGTGGCGACCGTGGCGCTGGGCGCCCAGTTCGACAATCTGCTCGCCGTCACCGCCGGCACCACCTGCGGCATGATGCTGGCCAATGTCCCCGCCGTGCTGTTCGGCGAGGCGTTGGCCAAGCGGGTGCCGATGCGCGCGCTGCAGGTCGGCGCCGCCCTGCTCTTCCTGCTGCTGGGCCTGTGGATGATCGCCGGACTGCAGGGCTGGATCGGGTAA
- the gltB gene encoding glutamate synthase large subunit gives MTDTPYMASPEERARIAAEGMYHPEMEGDACGVGLVAATDGRPSRRVVSSAIDALKAVWHRGAVDADGKTGDGAGIHVDLPVRFFDDAIADSGHKPLPNRLAVGMIFLPRTDLSAQETCRTIVEAEIIDAGYTIYGWRQVPVDVSVIGEKAQRTRPEIEQIMIAGPMPEERDVGEFEKDLYLIRRRIEKKVIEAQISDFYVCSLSCRSIIYKGLFLAESLSVFYPDLQDERFESRVAIFHQRYSTNTFPQWWLAQPFRTLAHNGEINTIRGNKNWMKSHEIKMASLAFGEQSEDIKPVIPAGASDTAALDAVFEAICRSGRDAPTAKLMLVPEAWQAESAELPKAHADMYEYLASVMEPWDGPAALAMTDGRWVVAGVDRNALRPLRYTLTGDNLLIVGSETGMVVVPETTIVQKGRMGPGQMIAIDLQEGEVYDDRAIKDRIAGERPYGDLIKDFLDITDLPDVPSALPAWDKAELTRRQVAANMTLEDMELILAPMVEDAKEAIGSMGDDTPLAVISDKPRTISHFFRQNFSQVTNPPIDPLRERHVMSLKTRFSNLHNILEEDAQNSHVLVLESPVLNSAEWARLKAYFGPAVAEIDCTFPSTGGQEQLRAAIARIREEAEQAVREGRSELFLTDERAGQDRVAIQGVLAAAAVHTHLVRKGLRSYASINVRSAEALDTHYFAVLIGVGATTVNAYLAEASIADRHARGLFGDLTLDQCFERQRTAINEGLLKIMSKMGIAVVSSYRGGYNFEAVGLSRALVNDLFPGMPAKISGEGYASLHYSAMLRHDKAYDSAVVRLPIGGFYRQRNGGEAHAYSAQLMHLLQTAVGTDSYSTYLQFSRGVRDLPPVYLRDLMEFNFAREAVPIDEVEATTEIRKRFVTPGMSLGALSPEAHETLAIAMNRIGAKAVSGEGGEDAARFKPYENGDNANSVIKQIASGRFGVHAEYLGSAEEIEIKVAQGAKPGEGGQLPGFKVTEFIARLRHSTPGVTLISPPPHHDIYSIEDLAQLIYDCKMINPRARVCVKLVSQAGIGTVAAGVAKAHADVILVAGHVGGTGASPQTSIKYAGTPWEMGLSEANQVLTLNGLRHRVKLRTDGGLKTGRDIVIAAILGAEEFGIGTLSLVAMGCIMVRQCHSNTCPVGVCVQDEKLRQKFTGTPEKVINLMTFIAEEVREILARLGFRSLDEVIGRTELLKQVNRGAEHLDDLDLNPILAKVDAPDEHRRFSLPQWRNEVPDSLDAQMMKDARAVFERGEKMQLTYTVRNTHRAVGTRLSSAVTEKFGMSTLADGHLTVRLRGSAGQSLGAFLCKGITLEVFGDANDYVGKGLSGGIIKVRTTVSSPLSSKDNTILGNTVLYGATSGKLFAAGQAGERFAVRNSGAKVVVEGCGANGCEYMTGGTAVILGKTGANFGAGMTGGMAFILDEDGSFPSRANPESIVWQRLDSAHWEGELKALIAEHAAATDSKWSNTILEDWDRWRRYIWQVCPKEMVNRLAHPLSDASTPVAAE, from the coding sequence ATGACCGACACCCCCTATATGGCGAGCCCCGAAGAGCGCGCACGCATCGCTGCCGAGGGCATGTATCATCCCGAGATGGAGGGCGATGCCTGCGGCGTCGGCCTGGTTGCCGCGACCGACGGCCGGCCCAGCCGCCGCGTCGTCTCCTCCGCGATCGATGCGCTCAAGGCCGTGTGGCACCGCGGCGCGGTCGACGCCGATGGCAAGACCGGCGATGGCGCCGGCATCCATGTCGACCTGCCGGTCCGCTTCTTCGACGATGCGATCGCCGATTCGGGCCACAAGCCGCTGCCCAACCGCCTCGCCGTCGGCATGATCTTCCTGCCGCGCACCGACCTCAGCGCGCAGGAAACCTGCCGCACCATCGTCGAGGCCGAGATCATCGACGCGGGCTACACCATCTATGGCTGGCGCCAGGTGCCGGTCGACGTCTCCGTCATCGGCGAGAAGGCGCAGCGCACCCGTCCCGAGATCGAGCAGATCATGATCGCCGGCCCGATGCCGGAGGAACGCGACGTCGGCGAGTTCGAAAAGGATCTCTACCTGATCCGCCGCCGCATCGAGAAGAAGGTGATCGAAGCGCAGATCAGCGACTTCTACGTCTGCTCGCTGTCGTGCCGCTCGATCATCTACAAGGGCCTGTTCCTCGCCGAATCGCTGTCGGTCTTCTATCCGGACCTGCAGGATGAGCGGTTCGAGAGCCGCGTCGCCATCTTCCACCAGCGCTATTCGACCAACACCTTCCCGCAATGGTGGCTAGCCCAGCCGTTCCGCACCCTCGCCCATAATGGCGAGATCAACACGATCCGCGGCAACAAGAACTGGATGAAGAGCCACGAGATCAAGATGGCGTCGCTGGCCTTCGGCGAGCAGTCGGAGGACATCAAGCCGGTGATCCCGGCCGGCGCGTCGGATACTGCCGCACTGGACGCCGTGTTCGAGGCGATCTGCCGTTCGGGCCGCGATGCGCCCACGGCCAAGCTGATGCTGGTGCCCGAGGCATGGCAGGCGGAAAGCGCCGAGCTGCCCAAGGCGCATGCCGACATGTATGAATATCTCGCCTCCGTGATGGAGCCGTGGGACGGCCCGGCCGCGCTCGCGATGACCGACGGCCGCTGGGTCGTGGCCGGCGTCGACCGCAACGCGCTGCGTCCGCTACGTTACACGCTGACCGGCGACAATCTGCTGATCGTGGGTTCGGAAACCGGCATGGTCGTCGTGCCCGAAACCACCATCGTCCAGAAGGGCCGCATGGGTCCGGGCCAGATGATCGCGATCGATCTGCAGGAAGGCGAGGTCTATGACGACCGCGCGATCAAGGATCGCATCGCGGGCGAGCGCCCCTATGGCGACCTGATCAAGGACTTCCTCGACATCACCGACCTGCCCGACGTCCCCAGCGCCCTGCCGGCATGGGACAAGGCGGAACTGACCCGGCGCCAGGTCGCGGCCAACATGACGCTGGAGGATATGGAGCTGATCCTCGCGCCGATGGTCGAGGATGCCAAGGAAGCGATCGGCTCAATGGGCGACGACACGCCGCTGGCGGTCATCTCCGACAAGCCGCGCACCATCAGCCATTTCTTCCGCCAGAATTTCAGCCAGGTCACCAACCCGCCGATCGACCCGTTGCGCGAACGGCATGTGATGAGCCTCAAGACGCGCTTCTCCAACCTCCACAACATCCTGGAGGAAGATGCGCAGAACAGCCATGTGCTGGTGCTGGAATCACCGGTGCTCAACAGCGCCGAATGGGCGCGGCTCAAGGCCTATTTCGGTCCGGCCGTGGCCGAAATCGACTGCACCTTCCCCTCGACCGGCGGCCAGGAACAGCTGCGCGCGGCGATCGCCCGCATCCGTGAGGAGGCCGAGCAGGCGGTGCGCGAAGGGCGCAGCGAACTGTTCCTGACCGACGAGCGCGCCGGGCAGGACCGGGTCGCGATCCAGGGCGTGCTGGCGGCCGCGGCCGTCCACACCCATCTCGTCCGCAAGGGCCTGCGCAGCTATGCGTCGATCAACGTGCGGTCGGCCGAAGCGCTCGACACCCATTATTTCGCGGTGCTGATCGGCGTCGGCGCGACCACGGTGAACGCCTATCTGGCCGAAGCCAGCATCGCCGATCGCCACGCCCGCGGCCTGTTCGGCGACCTGACCCTCGACCAGTGTTTCGAACGTCAGCGCACCGCGATCAACGAGGGTCTGCTCAAGATCATGTCCAAGATGGGCATCGCGGTCGTCAGCTCCTATCGTGGCGGCTATAATTTCGAAGCGGTCGGCCTGTCGCGCGCCCTGGTCAACGATCTCTTCCCCGGCATGCCGGCGAAGATTTCGGGCGAAGGCTATGCCTCGCTCCACTATTCGGCGATGCTGCGCCACGACAAGGCCTATGACAGCGCGGTCGTCCGCTTGCCGATCGGCGGCTTCTATCGTCAGCGCAACGGCGGCGAGGCCCATGCCTATTCCGCCCAGCTGATGCACCTGCTGCAGACCGCCGTCGGCACCGACAGCTATTCGACCTATCTGCAATTCTCGCGCGGCGTGCGCGACCTGCCGCCGGTCTATCTGCGTGACCTGATGGAGTTCAACTTCGCCCGCGAGGCGGTGCCGATCGACGAGGTGGAAGCCACCACCGAGATCCGCAAGCGCTTCGTGACGCCGGGCATGTCGCTGGGGGCGCTCAGCCCCGAAGCGCATGAAACGCTGGCGATCGCCATGAACCGCATCGGCGCCAAGGCGGTGTCGGGCGAGGGTGGCGAGGATGCCGCGCGCTTCAAGCCCTATGAAAATGGCGACAATGCCAATTCGGTGATCAAGCAGATCGCGTCGGGCCGCTTCGGCGTCCATGCCGAATATCTGGGATCGGCCGAGGAAATCGAGATCAAGGTCGCACAGGGCGCCAAGCCCGGCGAGGGCGGCCAGCTGCCCGGCTTCAAGGTGACCGAATTCATCGCCCGCCTGCGTCACTCGACGCCCGGCGTGACGCTGATCTCGCCGCCGCCGCACCATGACATCTACTCGATCGAGGATCTCGCGCAGCTCATCTATGACTGCAAGATGATCAACCCGCGCGCCCGCGTCTGCGTCAAGCTGGTCAGCCAGGCCGGCATCGGCACGGTCGCGGCCGGCGTGGCGAAAGCGCATGCCGACGTCATCCTGGTCGCCGGCCATGTCGGCGGCACCGGCGCCAGCCCCCAGACCTCGATCAAATATGCCGGCACCCCCTGGGAAATGGGCCTGTCGGAAGCCAATCAGGTGCTGACCCTCAACGGCCTGCGCCACCGCGTGAAGCTGCGCACCGATGGCGGCCTCAAGACCGGGCGCGACATCGTCATCGCCGCGATCCTGGGCGCCGAGGAATTCGGCATCGGCACGCTGTCGCTGGTCGCCATGGGCTGCATCATGGTGCGCCAGTGCCACAGCAACACCTGCCCTGTGGGCGTCTGCGTGCAGGATGAGAAGCTGCGCCAGAAGTTCACCGGCACCCCGGAAAAGGTCATCAACCTGATGACCTTCATCGCCGAGGAAGTGCGCGAGATCCTGGCGCGTCTGGGCTTCCGCAGCCTGGACGAAGTGATCGGTCGCACCGAATTGTTGAAGCAGGTCAATCGCGGCGCCGAGCATCTCGACGATCTCGACCTCAACCCGATCCTGGCCAAGGTCGACGCGCCCGACGAGCATCGTCGCTTCAGCCTGCCCCAGTGGCGCAATGAAGTGCCCGACAGCCTCGACGCGCAGATGATGAAGGATGCCCGCGCCGTGTTCGAGCGCGGCGAGAAGATGCAGCTGACCTACACGGTGCGCAACACGCACCGCGCCGTCGGCACCCGCCTCTCCTCCGCCGTGACCGAAAAGTTCGGCATGTCGACGCTGGCGGACGGCCATCTGACCGTGCGCCTGCGCGGTTCGGCCGGCCAGTCGCTCGGCGCCTTCCTCTGCAAGGGGATCACCCTGGAAGTGTTCGGCGACGCCAACGACTATGTCGGCAAGGGCCTGTCGGGCGGCATCATCAAGGTGCGCACCACCGTCTCCTCGCCGCTCTCGTCGAAGGACAACACCATCCTTGGCAACACCGTCCTCTACGGCGCGACCAGCGGCAAGCTGTTCGCGGCGGGTCAGGCCGGCGAGCGCTTTGCGGTCCGCAATTCGGGCGCGAAGGTGGTGGTCGAAGGCTGCGGCGCCAATGGCTGCGAATATATGACCGGCGGCACCGCCGTGATCCTGGGTAAGACTGGCGCCAATTTCGGCGCGGGCATGACCGGCGGCATGGCCTTCATCCTCGACGAGGATGGCAGCTTCCCGAGCCGCGCCAACCCGGAAAGCATCGTCTGGCAGCGTTTGGACAGTGCCCATTGGGAAGGCGAGCTGAAGGCGCTGATCGCCGAACATGCGGCCGCGACCGACAGCAAATGGTCGAACACCATCCTGGAGGACTGGGATCGCTGGCGCCGGTACATCTGGCAGGTCTGCCCGAAGGAAATGGTCAATCGCCTGGCCCACCCGCTGAGCGACGCATCGACCCCGGTCGCTGCCGAATAA
- a CDS encoding demethoxyubiquinone hydroxylase family protein: MSATKDFPRPGRRTNSADRASMVRVDQAGEFGAVRIYAGQLAVMGDRHPYGRLIAGMAAQEERHRAAFDALIAERGVRPTAIHPIWNVAGFALGAVTAAMGPKAAMACTAAIETEIDLHYEEQLQQLGEDDPELSALIKDFQAEEVEHRDAAIAHGAEQAPAYPLLSGAIRLGCRAAIALSKRI, translated from the coding sequence ATGAGCGCCACCAAGGATTTCCCCCGGCCTGGACGTCGCACCAATAGCGCCGATCGTGCCTCCATGGTGCGCGTCGACCAGGCGGGCGAATTCGGCGCGGTGCGCATCTATGCCGGGCAGCTTGCGGTGATGGGCGATCGCCATCCCTATGGCCGGCTGATCGCCGGCATGGCCGCGCAGGAGGAACGCCACCGCGCCGCCTTCGACGCGCTGATCGCCGAACGCGGCGTGCGCCCGACCGCGATCCACCCGATCTGGAATGTCGCCGGCTTTGCCCTGGGCGCCGTGACCGCCGCGATGGGGCCGAAGGCCGCCATGGCCTGCACCGCCGCGATCGAGACCGAGATCGACCTTCATTATGAGGAACAGTTGCAGCAACTGGGCGAGGACGACCCGGAACTCTCTGCCCTGATCAAGGATTTCCAGGCGGAGGAGGTCGAGCATCGCGACGCCGCCATCGCCCATGGCGCGGAACAGGCCCCCGCCTATCCGCTGCTGTCCGGCGCGATCCGCCTGGGTTGCCGCGCCGCCATCGCGCTCTCGAAGCGCATCTGA
- a CDS encoding NAD(P)-dependent oxidoreductase, whose amino-acid sequence MAENPMLKFVGKEQAYPEKRGADARAEDFLEISKSFILDKAEEQASRCSQCGVPYCSTHCPLHNHIPDWLRLTAEGRLREAYELSNLTSTMPEICGRICPQDRLCEGNCVIEFSGHGSVTIGSVEKFITDTAWKEGWVEPLVPGAARGQSVGVIGAGPAGLTTAEYLRVAGYEVHVYDRHDRAGGLLTYGIPGFKLEKDVVMRRVQRLKDGGIIFHEGFEVGRDASMEQLRAKHDAILIATGVYKARDIKAPGVGAPGVVKALDYLTASNKAGFGDAVPGHEDGTLLATGKNVVVIGGGDTAMDCVRTAIRQGAKSVKCLYRRDRDNMPGSQREVANAEEEGVEFVWLTAPIAFEGTEHVTGVKVTKMRLGSPDASGRRAPEPDPGSEHTLEADLVIKALGYDPEDLPRLFGADDLSVTRWGTLRVDHKTMMTSMDGVFAAGDIVRGASLVVWAIRDGRDVTDHMHKYLKAKAVAAASERVAA is encoded by the coding sequence ATGGCTGAAAATCCGATGCTGAAGTTCGTGGGCAAGGAACAGGCCTATCCGGAAAAGCGCGGCGCTGATGCACGCGCCGAGGACTTTCTGGAAATCAGCAAGTCCTTCATTCTGGACAAGGCCGAGGAACAGGCGTCGCGCTGCTCGCAATGCGGCGTGCCCTATTGCTCGACCCATTGCCCGCTGCACAATCATATCCCCGACTGGCTGCGCCTGACCGCCGAAGGCCGGTTGCGCGAAGCCTATGAGCTGTCGAATCTGACCAGCACCATGCCGGAGATTTGCGGCCGCATCTGCCCGCAGGACCGTCTGTGCGAGGGCAATTGCGTGATCGAATTTTCCGGCCACGGATCGGTCACCATCGGCTCGGTGGAAAAGTTCATCACCGACACCGCCTGGAAGGAAGGCTGGGTCGAACCGCTGGTCCCCGGCGCCGCGCGCGGCCAGTCGGTCGGCGTCATCGGCGCTGGCCCCGCTGGCCTCACCACCGCCGAATATCTGCGCGTCGCGGGCTATGAAGTGCATGTCTATGACCGGCACGACCGTGCCGGCGGCCTGCTGACCTATGGCATCCCCGGCTTCAAGCTGGAAAAGGACGTCGTCATGCGCCGCGTCCAGCGTCTCAAGGATGGCGGCATCATCTTCCACGAAGGGTTCGAGGTCGGCCGCGACGCCAGCATGGAACAGCTGCGCGCCAAGCATGACGCGATCCTGATCGCCACCGGCGTCTACAAGGCCCGCGACATCAAGGCGCCGGGCGTCGGTGCGCCGGGCGTGGTCAAGGCGCTCGACTATCTCACCGCCTCCAACAAGGCAGGCTTCGGCGATGCCGTGCCCGGCCATGAGGATGGCACCCTGCTCGCCACCGGCAAGAATGTCGTCGTGATCGGCGGCGGCGACACCGCGATGGACTGTGTCCGCACCGCCATCCGCCAGGGCGCCAAGTCGGTGAAGTGCCTCTATCGCCGCGACCGCGACAATATGCCCGGCTCGCAGCGCGAAGTCGCCAATGCCGAGGAGGAAGGCGTCGAGTTCGTCTGGCTGACCGCCCCGATCGCCTTCGAGGGCACGGAGCATGTCACCGGCGTCAAGGTGACGAAGATGCGCCTGGGTTCGCCCGACGCATCGGGCCGCCGCGCGCCAGAACCCGATCCGGGCAGCGAACATACGCTGGAAGCCGATCTGGTCATCAAGGCGCTGGGCTATGATCCCGAAGACCTGCCCCGCCTGTTCGGCGCCGACGATCTGTCGGTCACCCGCTGGGGCACGCTGCGCGTCGATCACAAGACGATGATGACCAGCATGGACGGCGTCTTCGCCGCCGGCGACATCGTGCGCGGCGCATCGCTGGTGGTCTGGGCCATCCGCGATGGCCGCGACGTGACCGACCATATGCACAAATATCTCAAGGCCAAGGCCGTCGCCGCCGCCAGCGAGCGCGTCGCCGCCTGA
- a CDS encoding complex I NDUFA9 subunit family protein translates to MQDNLVTIFGGGGFLGRQVAQALMARGARVRIAQRDLANSVKVKALGNLGQTQFVAANIRKPDTVARALRGSDIVINLVGILSGDFDAVQHEGAANVAKAAAAAGVTALVHVSAIGADANSPSAYGRSKAAGEAAVLAAFPTATIMRPSIIFGQEDQFLNRFAGVASSGPVVPVIGAATKFQPVYVGDVAEAIANAAQQPGVFGGKTFELAGPQVMSMKEINAWVAKAIGRGDKPLVEVPGAFASLLAILPGGPITRDQLAMLGQDNVAAPGAPGLEALGVAPTPMAAVAERWMVPYRKHGRFAGRVKA, encoded by the coding sequence ATGCAGGACAATCTGGTAACCATCTTCGGCGGCGGCGGCTTTCTCGGGCGCCAGGTCGCCCAGGCGCTGATGGCACGCGGCGCGCGCGTGCGCATCGCCCAGCGCGACCTCGCCAATTCGGTCAAGGTGAAGGCGCTCGGCAATCTGGGCCAGACCCAGTTCGTCGCGGCCAATATCCGCAAGCCCGACACCGTCGCCCGCGCCCTGCGCGGCAGCGACATCGTCATCAACCTGGTCGGCATATTGAGCGGCGATTTCGACGCCGTCCAGCATGAGGGCGCCGCCAATGTCGCCAAGGCGGCGGCCGCCGCCGGCGTCACCGCGCTGGTCCATGTCTCGGCGATCGGCGCCGACGCCAACAGCCCCTCGGCCTATGGCCGGTCCAAGGCCGCAGGCGAAGCCGCCGTGCTGGCCGCCTTCCCGACCGCGACCATTATGCGCCCGTCGATCATCTTCGGCCAGGAGGACCAGTTCCTCAACCGCTTCGCCGGCGTCGCCAGCAGCGGCCCGGTCGTGCCGGTGATCGGCGCCGCCACCAAATTCCAGCCCGTCTATGTCGGCGACGTCGCAGAGGCGATCGCCAACGCGGCGCAGCAGCCCGGTGTCTTTGGCGGCAAGACCTTCGAACTCGCCGGCCCGCAGGTCATGAGCATGAAGGAAATCAACGCCTGGGTCGCCAAGGCGATCGGCCGGGGCGACAAGCCGCTGGTCGAGGTGCCCGGCGCCTTCGCCTCGCTGCTGGCGATACTGCCCGGCGGCCCGATCACCCGCGACCAGCTCGCCATGCTGGGCCAGGACAATGTCGCCGCGCCCGGCGCGCCGGGCCTTGAGGCGCTCGGCGTTGCCCCCACGCCGATGGCCGCCGTCGCCGAACGCTGGATGGTCCCCTATCGCAAGCATGGCCGCTTCGCCGGCCGCGTGAAGGCCTGA
- a CDS encoding DUF1801 domain-containing protein, giving the protein MATGENKTMETAADVAAYLDVVEPAERQADGRIVAALMARLSGEPPRLWGPSIIGFGRYHYRYDSGREGDMCRIGFALRKTELVFYLAGLDDADVMALGKHRRGKGCLYVKRLADIDMAALEALIVQSLAHMDGLYPR; this is encoded by the coding sequence ATGGCGACGGGCGAGAACAAGACCATGGAGACGGCGGCGGACGTTGCTGCCTATCTCGACGTGGTCGAACCGGCTGAGCGACAGGCGGATGGACGCATCGTCGCGGCGTTGATGGCGCGGCTGTCGGGTGAGCCGCCGCGGCTGTGGGGGCCGAGCATCATCGGCTTTGGTCGCTATCATTATCGCTATGACAGCGGGCGCGAGGGCGACATGTGCCGGATCGGCTTTGCGCTGCGCAAGACGGAGCTGGTCTTCTATCTCGCCGGTCTCGACGACGCCGATGTCATGGCATTGGGCAAGCATCGGCGCGGCAAGGGCTGCCTCTATGTCAAACGGCTGGCCGATATCGACATGGCCGCGCTGGAGGCGCTGATCGTGCAGAGCCTGGCGCATATGGACGGGCTATATCCGCGCTAG